The Aureispira anguillae genome contains a region encoding:
- a CDS encoding TlpA family protein disulfide reductase — protein MKYLRFFFLLIAFYSCTTPKNKISYTILSGTIKAPTSDSLYLYSHLNELERIITLDKEHHFRDTITGLEGYYYLIQNKRKAVEIFLKPAFDLDLVYDPEMTENVTFKGKGAVENNYLRSKVKIEQKLIQSLNQEEEREEKVVRLSNALENGHISHLNGVKDNIDKDFEYLETQRIDLSKRLRLASFKKKAMSKSNLAISDSFSDPFEGVGRLLENEKLLLLPNYLPYIVSNYIAQHYKCCYKGGDLYIWYIQTMDSLIQHPKIKDEAIFYWKNIMFPFLADVEEKEGIIKAIQPILSNIEYKQKLEEELKKLKKNRKGAVVEPFELYDENNNLISLQSLRGKLVYIDIWATWCGPCKKQIPHLEQLQKKFEGQDIYFVSISYNDNKKKWKKMVTEENMGGIQLFAPDSEIPFLKNLAINGIPRFVLLDKEGKILEAKAKSPSNPEIIPYLEQYLKREGTKE, from the coding sequence ATGAAATATCTACGATTCTTTTTTTTGCTTATTGCTTTTTATTCTTGTACAACGCCAAAAAACAAAATTTCTTATACAATTTTATCAGGAACGATCAAAGCACCCACATCAGACTCCTTGTATTTGTATAGCCACCTTAATGAGTTGGAACGGATTATTACTTTAGATAAAGAGCACCATTTTAGAGATACAATTACTGGGCTTGAAGGTTATTATTATTTGATACAGAACAAGAGGAAAGCGGTTGAAATTTTTCTAAAACCAGCCTTTGATTTGGATCTTGTTTATGACCCCGAAATGACAGAGAACGTTACTTTCAAAGGAAAAGGTGCTGTCGAAAACAATTACCTTCGATCCAAAGTTAAGATAGAACAAAAGCTGATTCAATCCTTGAATCAGGAAGAGGAGCGTGAAGAAAAAGTTGTAAGGCTTAGCAATGCTTTGGAAAATGGGCACATTAGCCACCTAAACGGAGTTAAAGATAATATAGATAAAGATTTTGAATATTTAGAAACTCAGAGAATAGATCTTTCAAAACGGTTAAGGTTAGCTAGCTTTAAAAAAAAGGCAATGTCGAAATCCAATTTAGCGATATCTGATAGCTTTTCAGACCCTTTTGAAGGAGTTGGACGTTTGTTGGAGAACGAAAAATTACTACTACTGCCGAATTACTTGCCCTATATTGTGAGTAACTATATTGCTCAGCACTATAAGTGTTGCTATAAAGGAGGAGATTTGTATATCTGGTATATTCAAACAATGGACAGCTTAATTCAGCATCCTAAGATTAAGGACGAAGCGATTTTTTACTGGAAAAATATAATGTTCCCCTTTCTGGCAGATGTTGAAGAAAAGGAGGGGATAATTAAGGCGATTCAACCTATTTTATCTAATATAGAATACAAACAAAAATTAGAAGAGGAACTTAAAAAATTAAAGAAAAACAGGAAAGGTGCTGTAGTTGAACCGTTTGAACTTTACGATGAAAATAACAATTTAATTTCTCTTCAAAGCCTGAGGGGGAAACTTGTATACATCGATATTTGGGCAACATGGTGTGGGCCTTGCAAAAAACAAATACCTCACTTAGAGCAGTTGCAAAAAAAATTTGAAGGACAGGACATTTACTTTGTAAGCATTAGTTACAACGACAATAAAAAGAAGTGGAAAAAAATGGTGACAGAGGAGAATATGGGAGGAATTCAATTGTTTGCTCCAGATAGCGAAATTCCTTTTCTGAAAAATTTAGCCATCAATGGAATCCCACGGTTTGTTTTACTTGATAAAGAAGGGAAAATCTTGGAGGCTAAAGCCAAGTCGCCTTCAAATCCAGAGATAATACCTTACTTAGAACAATATTTGAAAAGAGAGGGGACAAAAGAATGA